The Bombus huntii isolate Logan2020A chromosome 2, iyBomHunt1.1, whole genome shotgun sequence genomic interval CAACTTCGTGACCTCGTTTGTGTAGTTCTAGCCATAATTGTCGGTACGGTATTTGATGACTGTAGGATGGTGTCGGAACGATGGCAAGAATCTTGTAACATTCCGACTGCTTCGCGATACACAAGACGCACAGAACGAACAACAGACTAGAGAGGTGGTGCTTCATATTCGTCGTATCGAGAGAAACTGAAGCTGATCCCGCTTACGGGTCTATTAAAAGGGACATCTCCAAGCTATCGTCATATTACGCAATTTATCATTGATGATACGATATCGGTATGTACTGCTATTTTAAAATAGTATCCGTTATCTCTAAATTACCGTCGCATACTGCTACTACTATTAACTATTGCTATATATAATTGCAATGTACGTGTGCGCGATGGATATGTTGTTTCGGCGTCTACGTTCTAATATATCATATCAAACATATCATATAGAccttttattaaattacagatttgtattaatatttgtttagtatattatatattatacaacaTATTTGTCACAATTTCATATGTTACACAATTTAATGCATTGTGTTTGTACAAATCGATAGAACAcagaaattcgaggatttgtaaaaaattgtttacaaTTCGTAATGCGGATATATACATGACTATTTTTGACAGTAATCGTGAAAAATATAAGCTTCTTGCTGCCTATAGCGTCCACCATTATTTGTTTGCTTTTCCTATAGAAAATACAATACGGATTAGAAACACGAGAAAGTGtgataaatatttcgataaaaagaaTCCTTGTACGAATGTAATAGCGAGATAGAAAATCAATTGTAAGGATAGAATCTCTATCTCCGTGTCATGTAATATAACATTGCATAACCATGTTGCAATCATACAACTCGCTATCATATTTAGTACATAATGCTATTTCATCGATCAAATGGCAACTGCAGAAATCACTTATTAACATAAAAGGACCAAGTCAGCAAATAATAAACATCACGAAAAAGATTATTAGAAATATACAGTTGCATTCTATTACCGGTTTACAGTATTAAAATGTTAACGCAGACTACTATTATAGTGTTGTCATAAATCCAAATGCAAAGCTTCGTATGCAACAGGCTTTAATGCACGTTCACTTTTATCATAAACGCTCATAACCGAACATAACGGATCTCTTCCATTTCTGAGGATATTTCTGTccatattaattttaatacgcaaaaattaaatatgaacaatattttaatgaatgatTGGAATTTTGctactatattttttataacgaTACTTTATCAATGTTTTATGAATAGAATATGAAGATATCATGTGAATACAAATCGTTTGAAGCTTTGCTAAGTACTTGTAACAATActataaaattcttttcaggTACATATCTTTTGTTATTATAGGAGAAATTGTTCGAAATGCCAGGCTAGAGAGATATAACTTCAAAGATTATTTGCCATCCGAACGGCAAGCTGACAAGTATTTGCCAGTAAAATAAAGTGCTTGACAAAGATAATTTACCATCAAGTAAAAGTTCTGATAAGAATTATTTGTTCGTGAGATAAAAGGAATGGCAACGATTATTTGTTTTCAAATAAAGGGATACTACAATAATTACTCGTAAGATAAATGATGGCAAGGATGAGTTGCAGATATAAGAATTGTggtatttattagaaatatctaacatttattaaaattttgtatataataaaacgtgCTGGATATCTGCGCGTAACAGAAATGTTTACTATAAAATATGCTTACGATAAAgatgtattataatataaacaatatatttcGAAAAACTACATAACGTcttcgatttttaaaaattctaatatcAGTTACCATTGACGTTTTGGACGCTTAACGGACAATTTTATTGGATAACCTGAGATAACTAAGCGGAGAACAGGGACTATCTGATAATCAGATGAATAACCCTTTCATTGCGAACAGCGCCTATAGACGACGTCCACGCgatgacctgtgtgtacgagCGTCGCTAATAGACGACGTCCGCCGGATACCACTTAAGCATGAGCTCCGCGCAACATATGAACGCTTTCCGTCACAGTGCTCCGTTCAGTACCGGGCACGGCGGCCCGTACGGCGGTATCACTCCGACGGAGCACACTGCCGTAACGAAAGAGTTAAACATATTGCCAACGATACTGACTGTTACCTTGTAACATAAAGCATTTCGTTTTCGTTCTCGATAACAAAAGACGCATTACAGTTAAAGACAATAAATTCGGAAACAAACGAAATAACTTCAGGAACGCGAGAGACagatgtataaatatatctatatatatcaaTACTTGAACACCCCATACTTTGACATGTCTATGATTTCAATGCAATTTCTGCTTGCGCTATCTCATTCACCGAGAGAAAAGCGATGATATCATGGATTAATGATAATTTAAACTAAACTTGACGCTTCGTCAAAAAATCTCAATCAAGAGGTTAACAATGTATAAATGggatttcaattttattcgaacttttttttatatttggaaGATTTTTCGTGCCAGAATCGTTAGTATTGTGACCAGAGTAACTCGCCAATTACAAAACGCGAGATGATCATTTCCATAACGAAACTagataaaattcatttgtTGAAATGAGATGTTGAACAATTGCGTCACTTGGACTGAATTGTGCTATAAGTACCTCTCTTCAATTAATTGCGTCATAAATACTTAGCTTGTCTTTTGCTTCTCGGTTGATTTCATTTTCTTATGAATGTAGACAACAATCttggaaattaaataaaacgtAATTGAAGCGATCAAGAAAATTGTGATCGTTAAGAACACTACAATGTCCATATCGTAACGTTGATACCAAGGCTGAAAAGCTAGACTGCTGCGAAGATGAGGGGCGCCTTTCGTTCGTATCACGTACTCTGTCCACCAAGCGAGATTCTCTACCGGATCGTACGGTGTATCCTGAACGACATTTCGGATGTAAAGTATCCTTTCTTTGTACCTGAAAACAAGCATAATAAGTTCAGCCGAAAATCACAATAGTACATTATCATCGACCAATATCATTGAAAGGTTTACTAGAATAATTTAGTAGCTAAGAAGATTTCAAAATTCCATTCTATTaattctttttacattttgaataCTTTTCAATATGAAAATAACTTGATTGCCTTCCTTTCGTTATTGGTATGAATCTACAATCTCGACCAACTTACAGAAATAATACTTTAGAACACAGGAAACTTTATTCCAAAAATTCTGATTAATTGGGAtccaaataaatttttccaaaagGATCGTGTGATTAGAAAAACGAATACTCTGAAATTCGACCGTCATTTTCACAGATtgggtagttctagtgttaaattCCTAAAAATGGCACAATTATAACAGAAAGTCGGTATATACTTACTTTTTGTTAGTTATAAGCTCTGTAATAGCATTTTCAAGTTCATCTTTCTTAAGGGTTgtaatttccaaatattttccaatgcCCAAAGCTTCCATTCTGACTACTTGATAATCTTGATCGGCCAAAATCGCGAAACCAAGAACTGGTACCCCGTAGTGGACTGCCTCTTCGCTGCTCTGCAGGCCTCCTTGATAAACGAACAATTTAATGTTCGGGTGAGCTGCGGGTTGGTATGATTCGTTAGACCTTTTATAATCGACGAATAGTATCTacgatgtatatatatttcgtaCAGAATAAAATCATACCGAGAATAGTTTGTTGTGGGAACCATTTTCCGATGTAAACATTATCAGGTTTCCCGGGAAAATCCTCCTCGAATTTCCAGACAACTCGGTAAGGCAACTTGGTGAACACATCGCAGAACATGCGTCGGATCTCCAGTGGTAAACTTGCACTTCTTGCGTTACTACCAAGACTAAAGTAGATGAACCCATTTGTGGCGCCATCCAGAAATGCTTGTAAGTTCtgtgacaaaaaaaaaatacccTCATCGAAAGACACGTGTGTGTAAAAATTGCGTTACATTAAAGGCATtaacgaaaaagaaattagtgatattattatttaggGCCTTTGTAATGCTTATTTAGCAAAATTTAGAACTTAATTAACAGTTAAAAATCATCGATGATTGTAGAAGAGGTGGAACCTCATATGCAATTTACCCAAGTTATCGTTCAGTTTCAAACTACAATTTTGCCTTCCTATACCTTATGATTCTACTACACATACAAgtgataaaattatatttgtacCAGATAAACCCGTATTTAGTAAATAAATGAATCATTTTATGTCATTGTATAGACATCACCTTATGCAGGGGAGTCAGCTTCTTTTCTATGTGGGATGATGTATACGTGATTATGTTCGGAAGTTTCGGTCGAGCCGCTATCATAACATCGGCCTGATTGATGAAAAGCAAGCTAACGTTCTTCAATACGTCTAGCATTGGTGGTAGAGGCCCAAAATATTTCTCGGCCAGTTTCTGTTGGTCAGGAATGAGCGCATAGTAGTGGTAGTATATGTAATACCACATGTTAACGAAATTGCGCAGTCTCTTCAAGAACGGCAGATTCGTACCCGTGTTGTCTTCCATTTCCCACGTGTACTCGTGAGAAGGGAGAACCAATCCACCAAGAGCGTGTTCGTTAAAGCCAATCATCCCAAATGAACTTAACCCTACGGTCATGCAAAATGTAAGAAGCTTTGATCTTGatctattaattttttttttttttttattaacgtggaggaaatccgcacggacaccaggtcgcttctggggaaaagcggcgtggtagtgCCAGACTGATCtattaatctaattatttcttatctaaacatttttataatgattaaattaaaaattaataaagagatgtttattttaagtaggataattttaatttttttaactaTGTATAGAATATATGATTTGTTTGATTTTTGATTGAAACAGAATCACGTGTTAGAATATAGgagatatataaataaagaaattatgcTATCCAAACTGTTACGGATCTGATTGATTTATTGCACGCTAATTTATTTGCtgcaaaaaataaataattcgcTAATAATAATGTAGTTTCCCTATTTGGAtgtcttttattttttgcatGCAGTTTCATTTTCGTTAAAACTAAGTTGTATCATACATTTACAAGCACTAAAACTGACGTAATTGAAATAGATTCCTTTTCACCATTAAATTTTGAGTtcataattaaagaaatttttgggTGAGGGCTAATACGGTTAACAAGTTCGTATGAGATTTTCGGTGAAAGGCCGTCGCTTTCATAACAACACAACGTCTGAATTGTATTAAATAGCCACCTATATGTCCGCCTCATTTACATATATTCTTATCGAAATACAACCATTGAAGCACTTGACAACAACAGCACAACATACATATTCCTCCTTACCACCTTGAGAATATCTAAAATGTCTTACTTAGTCTAATGATCATTCTAAGtctaattatttcaattttccaaattattaattcaatttttacagcTAGTTCAGTTGATTTAATGTTATACatttaattgttttatatataattataaatattgtatatgaaattttatggTCCTGCATTTACGTTAAAAATTTTGTCAGTTTTTCTATGGGTGTTATcgcttttataaattttgtatttcgtttccgtataacattttttatttttctaaatagtATCTGACATTGGATCGTTGACATTGGAAAGTATTGGTGGTATTGTTATTCGTTCCTAATTAGCTGTTTATATCTATACTTTATGAAATacactttctttctttcttcatttCAAACTTCAATGTACCCAgtactttctcttttttaatagaaacatTCGATACTTTTGCAAAATGAGTGATAGTTTCGAATATTTGGATGCTGGTTCGCTGCCGCTTAGGCATCCTGCTGTTAGATGGACGACGCTTAATATTGCGAACGTGTGTTTGAAGTTTAAAGATCGTTTAGAAGATACGTTTTTTCAACGTCTTCTATTACAAGCTGCTCattctcttatataaaatgtatgcGTGCGTATGCCAAGTCTGATTGAAATGGTACGTTGCATGCAGTAACGCCCGTAATCATTCGAATGATGCTCGTTTTGTACTGtactttatttctattatactCTTAATGCACgattttttattaaagttATTACCATGTAACCAAAACCAGTTCAGTCTCAATAAAGAATGTTCTAGGTAGAACTTGCATGGTTTCGGAAACATGATTCGACTCGATTAATTCATTTGCACTAGCATGCGTAGGAAACATATGAAGTTCGTTTGGTGCTATTTTTACATATGTCGATTCTTCTGAATATACTACGTCGCAAGATATTGGATTGTACATGCTACGTGCTTCACCCTATATATTCCTGATTTTCAAAACGAAACAAAAGTAACAAagctaataaatataaatagaattgtTAAAGTCATACCTATTATAGGAACATTGAATCGATGTGCGAAAGCGTAAGTGGCGGGCACGAAAAGGAATTCCGTCAAATAGACATCGAACGTTGCGTTGCTCTCTGGAGCATACAGCTTCCGCAGTTCTGTAGAATTGAGCACCGTTTCCGCAATGACTTTGGTTACAGGCAACATGTTTTCTTTCACAATATCCAGCCAGCGTTTTCCCTCAAATCGATTTTGAACAAAATCTAATTTCTTTATTGTTCCGTAATATTGGCTAATATCGATTTGCGTAAAATTCGGTGATTTGATATTTGGTATAGGATACCACGTGGCTAGCACAACTTCGTGGCCTCGTTTGTGTAGTTCCAGCCATAATCGTCGGTACGGTATTTGATGACTGTAGGATGATGAGGGAACGATAGCTAGAATCTTGTAACATCCCGACTGCTTTGCGATGTACAAGACGCACAGAACGAATAACAGACTAGGCAGGTGGTGCTTCATACTCCTGTTGTCGAGACGAATTGAAGCAGGTTGCGGTTGTGGGTCTACTAAAAAGGACGTCTCCAAGTTATTGTCATTTTACGTAATCTATGCATTGATGATGCGATATcggtatatattataatttaaaaacagTACCCATTATCACTGAATTACCATCTCATATCGCTAGTATTTTTAACTACTGCTGTGTGTAATGATAATATATATGTTTGGAGGATAAATACGTTGTTTTGGCGTCTATATCTTAATATATCATATCAAGGAGATCATATAGATCTTAACAGAGATTGTCAGTTTACCgatttgtatattattttgtctggtatattatatattgtactatatatttatgaatatttatctATACTGTTTATAACTATACTTTATCAATACTAGAAGATGGAAAttccgctgggggtagccatccacatgttatttagcaattaagttagaagaatttatcaaatgtccagctggacaaattgtaaagtacaaattaaataataataaaaaaagtttaTCAATGTGTTTTATGAATAGGGTTCAAAGATATCATGTGAATACAAGTCGTTTGAAGATTTGCTAAGTACTTGTAactgtcacgtcccgcgctgcGCACGCGCCGTAACGTAAACTAAAACTACCAATAGCGCGAGTGAGCGTTTCAATTTGagattcaaataaaatttaacaatttgtatagAAACCAAATTCGAGCCTCATAACCCCCACGAAATAGCCCGTCACATGACCACCCCTTCACGGTAGACctaattataaataagcgtagcGACATAGAAGATAGAGAGATAATTCCTTAGTTCAGAGTAGTTAATTCCTCGGTTCAGTGTGATTAGTTCCTCAGTTCTTGGTGATTAATTTCTTGGTTTTTGGCGATCAGTTCTCCAATTCTTGGCAAGTAATTTCTTTGTTCATAGCGATTAGTTCTCAATTCCTTTAGCTCTTAATTTCTCAGTTCCTTTGCCTTTCAATTCTTTAGTTCCTTGGTTTTTCAGCTCTTAGTTTCTTTAGCTCTTAGCTTTTTTGCTCTTAGTTCTTCAGTTCTGTAGTCCTTTAGTTCTTTAGCTTTTAGTTCTTTGTTTCATTAGTTCCCAGTTCTTGTTAGTTCTGTTAATCGACGTGTTTGtatttgtcaatttgtaaattattgaaaatcaattaaattaaaatcttgtaattaataagatTGAAAACGTATCGCGAACGATTGTAACTTCGAGTATTCGAAATCTCAACGACAATTCTATCAATACCCAATTAGAATTGGAATAAACATTTgttttggaaaatatttgtctAATAATATGATAGGATTAagcgaatatttattttcaccaactttgatcctctcccgtgccagtactCCTGCGCgtagcaggttagccgaaacGTGGAGTTTGCCAATCGCATTAAACATCAGACAACGCTACCATTTAatctaaattcaaaaattaacggCAACACAACCAAAACGAATCAAACAAAACCGTAACAGTAACAATACTACGAAATTCTTTTCAGGTACATATCTTTTGTTGGCAAGCTGACAAGCATTTGCCAATAAAAAAAAGTGCTTGACAAAGATCATTTGTCACTAAATGAAAAGTCTGATAAGCATAATTCTAAGGTTAAGTAGCCTGATTATTTGGTAGGAAGTAAAGAGCTACTATAATAATTAGATCGCAGGGTAAATTATGGCAAGAATCACTTGCTGGTATAAaaattatcatatttattagaaatgcataataattgttaaaatttcatGTATAATAAAACGTGCAGGGCATTTGTGCGTAACAGAAATGTTTGCTATAAAATGTGCTCAATATAAAGATGTACTATAATATAAAGAATCTATTTAGAATAACTACATGACGCATTCGAT includes:
- the LOC126874936 gene encoding UDP-glucosyltransferase 2-like is translated as MKHHLPSLLFVLCVLYIAKQSGCYKILAIVPSSSYSHQIPYRRLWLELHKRGHEVVLATWYPIPNIKSPNFTQIDISQYYGTIKKLDFVQNRFEGKRWLDIVKENMLPVTKVIAETVLNSTELRKLYAPESNATFDVYLTEFLFVPATYAFAHRFNVPIIGLSSFGMIGFNEHALGGLVLPSHEYTWEMEDNTGTNLPFLKRLRNFVNMWYYIYYHYYALIPDQQKLAEKYFGPLPPMLDVLKNVSLLFINQADVMIAARPKLPNIITYTSSHIEKKLTPLHKNLQAFLDGATNGFIYFSLGSNARSASLPLEIRRMFCDVFTKLPYRVVWKFEEDFPGKPDNVYIGKWFPQQTILAHPNIKLFVYQGGLQSSEEAVHYGVPVLGFAILADQDYQVVRMEALGIGKYLEITTLKKDELENAITELITNKKYKERILYIRNVVQDTPYDPVENLAWWTEYVIRTKGAPHLRSSLAFQPWYQRYDMDIVVFLTITIFLIASITFYLISKIVVYIHKKMKSTEKQKTS